From a single Paraburkholderia edwinii genomic region:
- a CDS encoding carboxymuconolactone decarboxylase family protein translates to MTTINVPTREEVSPSNQAIFDKLKSGLGMVPNLYATLAHSEHALGNYLAFQNAKSTLSGKAREVVNLVVSEVNSCEYCLAAHTAIGKSVGFTDAQILEIRSGKASFDARLDALARLARNITVNRGHADQAVVDAFFAAGWTKANLVDAIVVIGDKTVTNYLHGTTRVPVDFPAAPKLDA, encoded by the coding sequence ATGACCACGATCAACGTTCCGACGCGCGAAGAAGTGTCGCCGTCCAATCAGGCGATCTTCGACAAGCTGAAAAGCGGCCTCGGCATGGTGCCGAACCTGTACGCGACGCTCGCTCATTCGGAGCACGCGCTCGGCAACTACCTCGCGTTTCAGAACGCCAAGAGCACCCTTAGCGGCAAGGCGCGGGAAGTCGTGAATCTCGTGGTCAGCGAGGTGAACAGTTGTGAGTACTGCCTCGCCGCTCATACGGCGATCGGCAAATCGGTGGGTTTTACCGACGCGCAGATTCTCGAGATCCGCAGCGGCAAGGCCAGTTTTGACGCCAGGCTCGACGCGCTCGCTCGCCTCGCGCGCAATATCACGGTCAACCGCGGGCATGCGGATCAGGCGGTGGTCGATGCGTTCTTTGCGGCCGGCTGGACGAAAGCCAATCTGGTCGACGCAATCGTCGTGATCGGTGACAAAACCGTGACGAACTATTTGCACGGCACGACGCGCGTGCCCGTCGATTTTCCGGCGGCGCCCAAACTCGATGCGTAA
- a CDS encoding SDR family NAD(P)-dependent oxidoreductase produces MNRPVVLITGALTGIGRATALAFAREGHRVIVSGRRDEAGRALAAELRELGAEAEYMHADVRNEAEIRQVVEQTVARFGRLDIAVNNAGTEGESQPLVELTAANYESTFAANVLGTLLALKYEMRVMLEQGAGSIINLSSIAGHAGFASASVYAGSKHAVEGITKSAALEGAAAGVRVNAVAPGPIATEMLDRFTGSDDAKAGFLATMPARRAGEPDEIAQTIVFLGSDKARYLTGQIVSVDGGFSAQ; encoded by the coding sequence ATGAACCGTCCTGTTGTCCTGATCACTGGCGCATTGACCGGCATCGGCCGCGCCACCGCTTTGGCTTTTGCCCGCGAAGGTCATCGCGTGATCGTGAGCGGCCGGCGCGACGAAGCGGGCCGCGCGCTTGCCGCCGAATTGCGCGAACTCGGCGCCGAGGCAGAGTACATGCACGCCGACGTGCGCAACGAAGCTGAAATCCGTCAGGTGGTCGAACAGACCGTGGCCCGCTTCGGCCGGCTCGACATCGCCGTGAACAACGCCGGCACCGAAGGCGAAAGCCAGCCGCTCGTCGAATTGACGGCGGCCAACTATGAGTCGACCTTCGCGGCGAACGTGCTCGGCACGCTGCTCGCGCTCAAGTACGAAATGCGCGTGATGCTCGAACAGGGTGCGGGCTCCATCATCAATCTGTCGTCTATTGCAGGGCATGCGGGTTTCGCGAGCGCCTCGGTCTATGCGGGAAGCAAGCACGCTGTCGAGGGAATCACGAAGAGCGCGGCGCTCGAAGGCGCGGCGGCCGGCGTGCGCGTCAACGCGGTGGCGCCGGGCCCGATCGCGACGGAGATGCTCGACCGCTTCACCGGCAGCGACGACGCAAAGGCCGGTTTTCTCGCGACGATGCCCGCGCGTCGCGCCGGTGAACCGGACGAGATCGCGCAAACCATCGTGTTTCTCGGCAGCGACAAGGCCCGTTATCTGACCGGCCAGATCGTTTCCGTCGACGGCGGCTTCTCGGCGCAGTAA
- a CDS encoding RidA family protein, with translation MSEATQFWMVPDAPTPVAPFSHAAESGGWVFVTGQMPTSPDDDSAPLPEGVAAQTKRVMDNLIIVLKGVGLGLEHVVCSRVFLTEFKRDYATLNAVYAAYFPPGKLPARTCVGVTGLARDALVEIDFIARRPA, from the coding sequence ATGTCTGAAGCAACGCAGTTCTGGATGGTCCCCGACGCGCCGACGCCCGTCGCGCCTTTCTCGCATGCCGCCGAATCGGGCGGCTGGGTGTTCGTCACCGGCCAGATGCCGACGTCGCCCGACGACGACTCGGCGCCGCTGCCCGAAGGCGTCGCCGCGCAAACCAAGCGTGTGATGGACAACCTCATCATCGTGCTCAAGGGCGTCGGTCTCGGCCTCGAGCACGTGGTTTGCTCGCGTGTGTTCCTGACCGAGTTCAAGCGCGACTACGCGACGCTGAACGCCGTCTATGCCGCCTACTTCCCGCCGGGCAAATTGCCCGCACGCACCTGCGTCGGCGTAACCGGCCTCGCGCGCGATGCACTTGTCGAGATCGATTTCATCGCGCGGCGCCCGGCCTGA
- a CDS encoding aldo/keto reductase, which translates to MQQPPLHGSRRRFLRTASGVTLGLPLTMSFQQLANAQGDAAPLPRIARRPIPSSGEPLPVIGCGTWRTFDVGDDASAQARLARVLQVLFDAGGSVIDSSPMYGTSEAVTGTLLTKLDAHSKAFVATKVWTRGREQGIAQMEESMRRLQQPRIDLMQVHNLVDWRTQIATLRDWKARGKIRYIGITHYTSSAFPEVESVMRSEKPDFVQINYAADDRDAEQRILPLAADLGIGVVINQPFGGGGLISRVSKRPLPAWAAQIGCTTWAQILLKFVLAQPAVTVVIPGTGRPEYMIDNVHAGMGAYPDKALCKQIADAVNT; encoded by the coding sequence ATGCAGCAGCCTCCCCTACACGGCAGCCGGCGCCGTTTTCTGCGCACCGCAAGCGGCGTCACGCTCGGCTTGCCGCTCACGATGTCCTTTCAGCAGCTTGCAAACGCGCAAGGCGATGCCGCGCCGCTGCCGCGTATCGCGCGCCGCCCGATTCCGTCGAGCGGCGAACCGCTGCCCGTGATCGGCTGCGGCACGTGGCGCACCTTCGACGTCGGCGACGATGCGAGCGCGCAGGCGCGGCTCGCGCGCGTGCTGCAGGTGCTGTTCGACGCGGGCGGCTCAGTCATCGATTCGTCGCCGATGTACGGCACTTCCGAAGCAGTCACCGGCACGCTGCTTACCAAGCTCGACGCGCACAGCAAGGCATTCGTCGCCACCAAGGTATGGACGCGTGGCCGCGAGCAAGGCATTGCGCAGATGGAAGAATCGATGCGCCGGCTGCAGCAGCCGCGCATCGATCTGATGCAGGTGCATAACCTCGTCGACTGGCGCACGCAGATTGCGACGCTGCGCGACTGGAAAGCGCGCGGCAAGATCCGCTATATCGGCATTACGCATTACACGTCGAGCGCGTTTCCCGAGGTCGAATCGGTGATGCGCAGCGAGAAGCCCGACTTTGTGCAGATCAACTACGCAGCCGACGACCGCGATGCCGAACAGCGCATTCTGCCGCTCGCGGCGGACCTCGGCATCGGCGTCGTGATCAACCAGCCGTTCGGCGGCGGCGGGCTGATTTCGCGCGTGAGCAAGCGGCCACTGCCCGCGTGGGCCGCGCAGATCGGTTGCACGACGTGGGCGCAAATACTGCTGAAATTCGTGCTCGCGCAACCTGCTGTGACGGTCGTGATTCCCGGCACGGGGCGCCCCGAATACATGATCGACAATGTGCACGCAGGCATGGGCGCCTATCCGGACAAAGCGCTTTGCAAGCAGATTGCCGACGCGGTCAACACGTAA
- the tssJ gene encoding type VI secretion system lipoprotein TssJ, whose amino-acid sequence MRIRIMRRVVRGALGMGLTLTVSACGTWQSVKGGTANATRAVFEAKVEQMNLVVTARGALNQDARGASLPVVLRIYQLKDDKPFATATYEQVLEGNDALKGATLWSQDVTVGPGQTLKVSEPIGDAANYVGVAAFFRDAASAEWSVLVPKSQWKKTDPVKLVAAEHTLEIDTQHR is encoded by the coding sequence ATGCGTATCCGGATCATGCGTCGGGTCGTGCGGGGCGCGCTCGGCATGGGCCTCACGCTGACGGTTTCCGCGTGCGGCACGTGGCAGTCGGTCAAAGGCGGAACCGCGAACGCCACGCGCGCGGTGTTCGAGGCGAAGGTCGAGCAAATGAATCTTGTCGTGACCGCGCGCGGCGCATTGAACCAGGACGCGCGCGGCGCGTCTCTGCCGGTCGTGCTGCGCATCTATCAGCTCAAGGATGACAAGCCCTTCGCAACTGCGACCTATGAACAAGTGCTGGAGGGCAACGACGCGCTGAAGGGGGCGACGCTATGGAGCCAGGACGTGACGGTTGGGCCGGGGCAGACGCTGAAGGTGTCGGAGCCGATCGGCGACGCGGCGAACTATGTCGGCGTGGCGGCGTTTTTCCGCGATGCGGCCAGTGCGGAGTGGTCCGTGCTGGTGCCGAAATCGCAGTGGAAGAAGACTGATCCGGTGAAGCTGGTGGCGGCGGAACACACGCTGGAGATCGACACGCAACACCGATGA
- the tssF gene encoding type VI secretion system baseplate subunit TssF — translation MTAPWKPFQQEGGNPFLRYFDAEMRYLREAGREFAREQPDAARRLGMLYGQEDEQVRAVNEGFAMLAARLRMKLDDGEPELTEGMLDNLYEHMARTVPSLSIIECTPLNRGGSKAVQIPVGAVVRSAPIGSDAVQCPFRTTQAVDLLPLSVEDAAVVVRADGRTVIRLTLGLWLGDQREHTDLSRIRFYLHGDRPAAAALYAALTRQIASVGLRLPSMRDGALQPLDGVRFEPSGFGPSTRLWPIMDPGRNASVDREQTLLEYFVFPQKFQFVDLCGFDSAMVSAGETRMTFEIELDGRMPGDQPVGRESFRLFCTPVINLFEVDSLPLHPANWHDSEHRVRVQPAVEDHVEPYDLLAVTAADPEGGARHAYKAFTSFRHRGWMLRYETPERYFHTATRYGVVGREMWVTLAGQLWAGTYRYAHDDEDRPQPDRHLTLRALANNGRLPRLALAEATINETVSGFTGVASVRNVTAPSLPQYPPRYYPGYDWRTLGHFTANGINEFNRMLVEGAPALREVLELYDWTPDDAISQRIDAIRTVWFSQEHDVRRGYAFRVVRIHVDLDAGGFDGPGDVVLFGDVLNHFLGRYASMQYALQLVLTVDGEETRYPRADFKGAPC, via the coding sequence ATGACGGCGCCGTGGAAACCGTTTCAGCAGGAAGGCGGCAACCCGTTCCTCAGATATTTCGATGCCGAGATGCGGTATCTGCGCGAAGCCGGGCGAGAGTTTGCACGCGAGCAGCCCGATGCCGCGCGGCGCCTGGGCATGCTCTATGGCCAGGAGGATGAGCAGGTCCGGGCAGTCAACGAAGGCTTCGCGATGCTCGCGGCGCGGCTGCGCATGAAGCTCGACGACGGCGAGCCTGAACTCACCGAAGGGATGCTCGACAACCTCTATGAACACATGGCGCGGACCGTCCCATCACTGTCGATCATCGAATGCACACCGCTGAACCGCGGCGGTTCGAAGGCGGTGCAGATTCCCGTCGGCGCCGTAGTGCGCTCGGCGCCCATCGGCTCCGACGCCGTGCAGTGCCCGTTCCGCACCACACAGGCAGTCGATCTGCTGCCGCTCTCGGTCGAGGACGCTGCGGTGGTAGTGCGCGCGGACGGGCGCACGGTCATCCGCCTCACCCTGGGCCTCTGGTTGGGGGACCAGCGCGAGCATACCGACCTGTCGCGAATCCGCTTCTACCTGCACGGTGACCGGCCCGCCGCCGCTGCGCTATATGCGGCGCTCACGCGCCAGATCGCGTCGGTCGGCCTGCGCCTGCCGTCGATGCGCGACGGCGCGCTGCAACCGCTCGACGGAGTGCGCTTCGAGCCGTCCGGCTTCGGGCCTTCGACGCGGCTGTGGCCGATCATGGACCCCGGGCGCAACGCGTCAGTCGACCGCGAGCAGACGCTGCTGGAGTATTTCGTATTCCCGCAGAAATTCCAGTTTGTCGACTTGTGCGGCTTCGATAGCGCGATGGTGTCGGCGGGCGAAACGCGCATGACCTTCGAGATCGAACTGGACGGGCGTATGCCCGGTGATCAGCCGGTGGGGCGTGAGAGCTTTCGCCTCTTCTGCACACCCGTGATCAATCTGTTCGAGGTCGATTCGCTGCCGCTGCATCCCGCCAATTGGCATGACAGCGAGCACCGTGTGCGTGTGCAGCCCGCCGTGGAAGATCACGTCGAACCCTACGACCTGCTCGCGGTGACCGCGGCGGACCCCGAGGGCGGCGCACGCCACGCCTACAAGGCGTTCACGAGCTTCCGGCATCGCGGCTGGATGCTGCGGTACGAGACGCCCGAGCGATACTTCCATACCGCTACGCGCTACGGCGTGGTGGGGCGGGAAATGTGGGTGACACTGGCCGGACAGCTCTGGGCCGGGACGTATCGCTACGCGCACGACGATGAAGATCGTCCGCAGCCCGACCGCCACCTGACACTGCGCGCGCTCGCAAACAACGGACGTTTGCCGCGTCTGGCGCTCGCGGAGGCGACCATCAACGAGACGGTCTCGGGCTTTACCGGCGTCGCTTCGGTGCGCAACGTGACGGCGCCGAGCCTGCCGCAGTATCCGCCGCGCTATTACCCGGGCTACGATTGGCGCACGCTGGGACACTTCACCGCGAACGGCATCAACGAGTTCAACCGGATGCTTGTGGAAGGCGCGCCGGCACTGCGCGAGGTGCTCGAGCTCTACGACTGGACGCCAGACGACGCGATATCACAGCGCATCGACGCGATCCGCACCGTATGGTTCTCGCAAGAGCACGACGTGCGGCGCGGTTACGCGTTCCGGGTCGTCCGCATTCATGTCGATCTCGACGCGGGCGGCTTCGACGGGCCGGGCGACGTCGTGCTGTTCGGCGACGTGCTGAATCACTTCCTCGGGCGTTACGCGAGCATGCAATATGCCTTGCAGCTTGTGCTGACCGTTGACGGCGAGGAGACACGTTATCCGCGCGCCGATTTCAAGGGGGCGCCGTGCTGA
- a CDS encoding ImcF-related family protein, with translation MSDVKPARRPVGYVLGVAALCLLLLLLAALMNDGWGLSRRGWMGWIVAAIAVLGMILFFLYGPVYGTWIWFSRLLFREHRRGTASEVRLLKRDPRLQHIYEELRISHGWFWRRRLRWLLVNGTDQRIDQIAPGLKQAGIMHVDGSILVHVSPDGIEAAKWLYQIRRLRRRRPVDGVVHVACANDTNTELPRTLSGIATALGWAAPVTFLHPVDAENDQPERFDAVGAFMPDVARGQAQATAAGLVNLLDEVEQRTAIEGVRQCGEPAWINSMLKISEYIGNHTERMIGHLRALAASNWLRAPLAGVMFAPVFPGATVVPVPVPIATGGDAQDGRQTALPPELLTREQPRAMLPVWREIAARTPRYRGRRAGLYWPDLLAWCVLASAIAWIVLLVISALGNRALVREAESTAAVALAATPGTPPALRAQLALQNEIATLESRQQHGVPWYLRAGLSRNDDLLAALWRPYQTVATRNLQQPVVHGLQRELAAFSQIRADEQQSHDAQQRAYNRLKAYLMLATPARVDAPFLKTQLLEAWPAPTGMRAGEWLDTSQRLAGFWAAHLKAHPAWRINPAAQLVAQMRSTLVNQIGLAASDDVLYRRIIDAARGKYADISLATLLAGADSHGLFTTTQTVPGIYTRAAWEGVIEKAIDDAANDQHVEADWVLTDDGLATQVNATTVRGAIGSAHAALDAKRDADDLRQRLRTRYFTDYTAAWATMLNSFQWIGATNFSGVIDQLTRLTDAQTSPLLAIMKSVQYQGQAGRPSQALTDTLVRKAQGLLGSNGGDTTQAPVVNPLDRSFGPLLALMGDANPPSGGGNAGNAGNAPAANAAAFNGVSLSRVLTADTTVRLKLQQIQASPDAQAMARNLAQSVFQGKLSDLSQARDDAALTAASLGAQWAAFGQTLFVQPLDAAWQAVLQPAAASLNEAWRAGVAAPFASSFSSRYPFAPTAADASFAEFGHYVRPETGLINRFIEVELSGVLKRQGDQWVPNELAPQSLQFDLKFLAMLRLIGPLGTRLYARGEAGYHFEIMPQPTPDVTRTELTIDGQQVVYFNQRETWTPLAWPGNGLSGRASLIWQTLNAGLRVAFDAPGDWAFLRMLDKAQVKPLDDTRYELVWNAASGDEAAKAASATSGDGADRKVAPLRYVLRAQSGAGPLELLKLRGFRMPERIFVTGRAGAISGQPSLPPLPPELQP, from the coding sequence ATGAGCGACGTTAAACCTGCGCGCCGCCCCGTCGGCTATGTGCTTGGCGTGGCCGCGCTCTGTCTGCTGCTGTTGCTGCTGGCAGCCCTGATGAACGACGGCTGGGGCCTGTCGCGTCGGGGCTGGATGGGCTGGATCGTAGCGGCAATTGCGGTGTTGGGTATGATCCTGTTCTTTCTGTACGGTCCGGTCTACGGAACCTGGATATGGTTCTCACGTCTGCTATTCAGGGAGCACCGGCGTGGGACCGCCTCCGAAGTGCGTTTACTCAAGCGCGATCCCCGCCTGCAACACATCTACGAAGAACTCCGCATCTCCCACGGCTGGTTCTGGCGCCGCCGCCTGCGCTGGCTACTAGTGAACGGCACAGACCAACGCATCGATCAAATCGCCCCTGGCCTCAAACAGGCGGGCATCATGCACGTGGACGGTTCCATCCTGGTGCACGTGTCACCGGACGGCATCGAGGCTGCGAAGTGGCTGTACCAGATTCGCCGCTTGCGCCGCCGCCGCCCGGTCGACGGTGTCGTACATGTCGCCTGCGCGAACGATACGAATACCGAACTTCCACGCACACTCTCGGGAATCGCCACCGCGCTTGGCTGGGCCGCTCCAGTTACCTTTCTGCACCCGGTAGACGCAGAGAACGACCAGCCCGAACGGTTCGATGCAGTGGGCGCATTTATGCCGGACGTCGCGCGCGGGCAGGCGCAGGCCACTGCGGCCGGGCTGGTGAATCTCCTCGACGAAGTCGAGCAGCGAACCGCGATCGAGGGCGTGCGCCAGTGCGGCGAACCGGCCTGGATCAACTCGATGCTGAAGATTTCGGAATACATCGGTAACCACACTGAACGGATGATTGGACACCTGCGCGCGTTAGCTGCGTCGAACTGGTTGCGCGCACCGCTGGCGGGCGTCATGTTCGCGCCGGTCTTCCCGGGCGCGACCGTCGTGCCGGTGCCTGTGCCAATTGCTACCGGGGGCGACGCGCAAGACGGCCGTCAAACTGCGCTCCCCCCGGAGTTGCTCACGCGCGAGCAACCACGCGCCATGCTGCCTGTCTGGCGCGAGATTGCCGCTCGCACGCCCCGATATCGTGGTCGCCGCGCAGGGCTGTACTGGCCGGACCTACTCGCGTGGTGCGTGCTGGCCAGTGCGATCGCCTGGATCGTGCTGCTCGTAATCTCCGCGCTGGGCAACCGAGCACTCGTTCGGGAAGCCGAATCAACCGCCGCCGTCGCACTAGCCGCCACGCCCGGCACACCGCCCGCGCTGCGTGCGCAGCTTGCGCTGCAAAACGAAATCGCGACACTCGAATCTCGTCAGCAGCACGGCGTGCCCTGGTACCTGCGCGCGGGCCTCTCGCGCAACGACGACCTGCTCGCCGCGCTATGGCGGCCTTACCAGACTGTAGCCACCCGCAACCTCCAGCAGCCGGTTGTACACGGGCTGCAACGAGAACTCGCCGCATTCTCACAAATCCGCGCCGACGAGCAGCAAAGCCATGATGCGCAGCAGCGCGCATACAACCGGCTCAAGGCGTATCTGATGCTGGCAACCCCGGCACGTGTCGACGCGCCTTTCCTCAAAACCCAGCTACTGGAAGCGTGGCCCGCGCCCACCGGCATGCGCGCCGGAGAATGGCTCGACACCTCACAGCGGCTGGCGGGGTTCTGGGCCGCTCACCTGAAGGCGCACCCGGCCTGGCGGATCAACCCGGCGGCACAACTCGTCGCTCAAATGCGCTCGACGCTCGTCAACCAGATTGGCCTGGCTGCAAGCGACGACGTACTCTACCGGCGCATCATCGACGCAGCACGCGGCAAATACGCGGACATCTCGCTCGCCACTTTACTCGCGGGCGCCGATTCGCACGGCCTTTTCACGACCACGCAGACGGTGCCGGGCATCTACACACGCGCGGCCTGGGAGGGCGTCATCGAAAAGGCCATCGACGACGCCGCGAACGACCAGCATGTCGAGGCAGACTGGGTGCTAACCGACGATGGTCTCGCCACACAGGTTAACGCCACCACGGTGCGAGGCGCGATCGGTTCCGCACATGCCGCCCTCGATGCGAAGCGCGACGCCGACGATCTGCGGCAACGGTTGCGCACGCGCTATTTCACCGATTACACGGCGGCCTGGGCGACCATGCTCAACAGCTTCCAATGGATCGGCGCGACGAACTTCTCCGGCGTCATCGATCAGCTCACGCGCCTGACCGATGCTCAGACGTCGCCGCTGCTCGCCATCATGAAGTCGGTGCAGTACCAGGGCCAGGCGGGCCGTCCCTCGCAGGCGCTGACCGATACGCTCGTGCGCAAGGCGCAAGGTCTACTCGGAAGCAACGGCGGTGATACGACACAAGCCCCTGTGGTGAATCCGCTCGACCGCTCGTTCGGTCCGCTGCTCGCATTGATGGGCGACGCGAATCCTCCATCAGGCGGCGGCAATGCGGGTAACGCCGGCAACGCGCCGGCCGCGAACGCTGCCGCATTCAACGGCGTGAGCCTCTCTCGCGTGCTGACCGCCGACACCACGGTGCGCCTCAAACTTCAGCAGATCCAGGCCAGTCCCGATGCGCAGGCCATGGCGCGCAATCTCGCTCAGTCGGTATTTCAGGGCAAGCTCTCGGATCTCTCGCAAGCGCGTGACGATGCAGCGCTGACCGCCGCGAGCCTGGGCGCGCAGTGGGCGGCCTTCGGGCAGACCCTGTTCGTCCAGCCGCTCGATGCCGCGTGGCAGGCGGTGCTGCAGCCCGCTGCCGCGAGCCTGAACGAAGCATGGCGCGCGGGCGTCGCGGCGCCTTTTGCCTCGTCGTTCTCCTCGCGATATCCGTTTGCGCCGACGGCGGCGGACGCGTCGTTTGCGGAATTCGGACATTACGTGCGGCCTGAAACGGGGCTCATCAATCGTTTTATCGAAGTCGAACTCTCCGGCGTGCTCAAGCGCCAGGGCGACCAGTGGGTACCGAATGAACTGGCGCCGCAGTCGCTGCAGTTCGACCTGAAGTTCCTCGCCATGCTGCGGCTGATCGGCCCGCTCGGCACGCGCCTCTACGCGCGGGGCGAGGCCGGGTATCACTTCGAGATCATGCCGCAGCCGACGCCGGACGTAACGCGCACCGAACTGACGATCGATGGCCAGCAGGTCGTCTATTTCAACCAGCGCGAGACGTGGACGCCGCTCGCCTGGCCGGGCAATGGTCTGAGCGGCCGCGCATCACTGATCTGGCAAACGCTCAACGCGGGTCTGCGGGTCGCGTTCGATGCACCAGGCGACTGGGCCTTTCTGCGGATGCTCGACAAGGCGCAGGTCAAACCGCTCGACGATACGCGCTACGAACTTGTCTGGAATGCCGCGTCGGGTGACGAGGCCGCGAAGGCTGCCTCCGCGACGTCCGGCGACGGTGCGGACCGCAAGGTCGCGCCACTGCGCTACGTGCTGCGCGCGCAGTCGGGAGCCGGACCGCTCGAATTGCTGAAACTGCGCGGCTTCCGCATGCCCGAGCGCATTTTCGTAACGGGCCGTGCCGGCGCGATATCCGGACAGCCCTCCCTGCCACCCTTGCCCCCGGAGTTACAGCCATGA